DNA from Paludisphaera mucosa:
TGTGCCGGCCCTTGAATGGACAGTACATCAAGATCGCCGAACGCGAACGCGATCGGCGGAGTCGGGATGGAATCGGGTCGGACGGTCGTTTCCAACCGCTCGAAGGGAGGCCTGGCGTGTCGCACGAGTCGATCCTCCGGAAGAACGTCTGCCCGCTCGACTGTCCCGACACGTGCAGCATGCTCGTGACGATCCGTCAGGGGGTGGCCGTCGAGCTGAAGGGGGACCCCGACCACCCTTTCACGCGAGGGGCCCTCTGCGGGAAAATGGCCCGCTACCTCGACCGGGTCTACAGCGACGATCGGCTGATGCAGCCCCGGAAGCGCATCGGTCGCAAGGGCGAGGGACGGTTCGAGACGATCTCGTGGGACGAGGCGCTCGCGACGATCGCCGAGCGATTCCGCGCCGTCGCCGACTCGCCCGACGGCCCGCAGGCGATCCTGCCTTACAGCTACTACGGCACGATGGGCAAGCTCCAGGCCAGCAGCCTCGACCGCCGGTTCTTCCATCGCCTGGGCGCCTCGCTGCTCGACCGCACCATCTGCGCCTCGGCGGGGACCGTCGGCTATGAGTACACGATGGGCCGGGGCCGCCTGGGGGCGGACCCGCTGGCCGTTCCGGGCTGCAAGTTCGTGGTCAACTGGGGCTCGAATACGGTCAACACCAACGCCCACCTGTGGAGCCTGATGATCGAGGCCCGCAAGCGGAACGGTGCGACGATCGTCACCGTCGATCCCTACCGCAGCCCGACCGCCGAACGCTCCGACTGGCACATCCAGCCCCGCCCCGGGACCGACGCGGCGTTGGCGCTCGGCCTGATGCACGTCGTCTGGCGCGACGGCCTCGCCGATGAGGATTACCTGGCCCGCGCGACCATCGGAGCCGACCGACTCCGGAAACGCGTCCTCGACGACTACCCGCCCGAACGCACGGCCGCCATCACGGGCGTGGTCGTCGAGACCATCACGAAATTCGCCCGCCGCCTGGCGACCGAACAGCCCTCGTTCATCCGCCTGAACTACGGCATGCAGCGTCATCACGGCGGCGGCATGGCCGTCCGGACCATCGCCTGCCTGCCGGCCCTGATCGGCTCGTGGCGACATCCCGGCGGCGGGGCGATGCTCTCCACCAGCGGCGCCTACGACTTCGACTTGGCCCGGCTCACCCGCCCCGACCTCGCTCCCGCCGGGACCCGCACCGTCAACATGAACCAGCTCGGCGAGGCCCTCGCGGGCGAGCTGCCGGGCCCGCCGATCCGCGCCCTGTACGTCTACAACTGCAACCCCGCGGCCGTCGCGCCCAACCAGGCGAAGGTCCTGGAAGGGCTGCGCCGGGAGGACCTCTTCACCGTGGTCCACGAGCTGTTCGCCACCGACACGGTCGACTACGCCGACGTCGTCCTGCCCGCGACGTCCCAGCTCGAACACGTGGACGTCCACGGCTCGTACGGCCATCATGAAGTGATGTACAACCCGCGATCCATCGAGCCTCGCGGCGAGTGTCGCTCGAACAACGACGTCTTCCGCGCCCTGGCCGCGCGACTCGGCTTCGAGGCCGACTTGTTCCCCGACGACGAGACGCTCATCCGCGAGGCCCTCGACGGCGGCCCGACGCTCCGCGGCGTGACCCTGGAACGGCTGAAGGAAGCCGGCTCGGTCCGCCTGAACCTCCCCGATTCGTACGCCCCGTTCGCCGCCGGCGTCTTCCCCACACCCTCGGGCAAGTGCGAGTTCTACTCCGAGCGGATGGCCCGCGACGGCCTCGACCCCCTCCCCACCTACATCCCCCCCCTGGAAGACCCCCAGTCGCGCCCCGACCTGGCCGCGCGGTTCCCGATCCAGCTCCTGAGCCCGCCCCGTCCCCAGTTCCTCAACTCCACGTTCGCGAACTCGCCCCGCCACCGCAGTCGCGCCGGCGAGCCGACCGTGGAGATGGACGCCGACGACGCCCGGTCGCGACACGTCGCCGACGGCGACCGGGTCGAGGTCTTCAACGCCCGCGGTTCGTTCCGCGCCCGCGCATCGCTCTCCGGCGCGGTCCGCCCCGGCGTCGCCGTCGCGACCGGGATCTACTGGAACAAGCTCTCCCCCGGCCTCTCCAACGTCAACAGCACCACCTCGTCCGCCCTCACCGACATGGGCGGCGGCGCCACCTTCTTCGACAACCTCGTCGAGATCCGGGCTGCGGCCGAAACGACCGGCGAGCCGTCGAAGGTCGACGGCGCGGCGATAGGCTCGAAGTGATCTCGACGAATCGAGGCGTTCGCCCGGCGGGATCCGGGCCGAGGGCTCGCTCCGCTTTTCCGCGATTCACCCGCCGTGATGTTGACAGCCCGGGGGTCGAAATCCTATCCTGGGCCTCTCGCCAACGCGTGCGGGCAGATAGCTCAGCTGGTAGAGCAACGGACTGAAAATCCGTGTGTCGGCGGTTCGATCCCGCCTCTGCCCACTCCCTCCCCTGCCACTCGCCCCTTCGAGTGGTTTTCCCGTCGATTCGGGTTCTCATGCCCCGCTCCGGGACCCAGAGACCTCGCCGGGCTCGCTCAGGAGCGTCCGCCGCGCGAATGACCGTTGATATCAATGAATTCTTTTATAAGGGCGCGAAGGACGCTGCGGCGGGTCGCTTCGAAAGCGGTGAAGCCGTCGCAGGGTGCGTCCCGGAGGAGGCTTGCGACGGCTTCGATGTTCTTCGTCGGGAGCTGGGGATCTAGGATTCGAACCTAGACTAACTGATCCAGAGTCCGTTCTATGGCGACTTCTAAATCCGTCCCTCGGATCGGGTTAGCGGCCGGGTCCGAAACCGTGCGCTGTCGTGGCGCTGTCGGGAGCCCTCGGCGGCCTCTCGCGGGACTCCTGGAATCCTCGCGGGCGTCGATGTAAGATAAAGCGGTTTCGAGGTTTCTCGACGCGGAGAGGCCCTGCGGACGACGACCCGGTTCGCGCTTCCGATGGCACGATCACGACGATCCGACGGTCTCCGACGAAGGAACAACCCATGTCATACGCCGGCCCGCAGGAAGGCCCGCCCACGATCCTGTTCGATCCCCTCGCCGCCCTCTGGCGCGAGCGGAACGACCGCCGCCGCCGGTCCTCCGCGTTCCACCCTCGGTCCGGGCCCGGGGGGACGGGCCTGATCGTCCCCGGCCCCGGGCCGGCGCCCGATCCCCAGTGGGAACGGTGGATCGAGCGGTTCCGGCTCGACCTCTCGCCGCTGATCTATCCGGTCGAGCTCTACCTCCACGCCGAGCCGCCGACGCCCCGGCCGGGCATGGACGCGCGGTGGCACGAGGCCCTAGGCTTCTGGGTGGCCGTCCGCCTGGGGCCGACCAGGTCGATGGGCTCCGGCTGACGTCCTCGCGGTGCAAGTTTCGCGGCTGCAAACAATTTTTTGAGGACGTCCTAAACGTAAGAATTTTCAGTGTTTACGCTTAAACGACGTTCGTCATATCAACGAAGTCCGGCCAATTTCCTGATCCGGTTTCCGGCGACATGGTGAAGACGGGGGCTCCGACGCGACGCCCCCGTCCACTCCTCGACCCGGAGACGCCGCTCGATGTCGATCGCATCCCTCGCCAAGCTCCTCCCGCTTGTGAAGCAGCTCGTCCCGATCGTCAAAGCGGCCTGGCCGATCATCCTCGCCATCCTCGCCGTCTTCCACGACGGCACGCCCGACGCCTCGACCGGGGCCGTCCTGGGCACGATCGCCGTCTCGCACACGCTCGGCCGCCCCAACGTGCGCGGCTTCCTCGCCCGGCTTCTCGGCCGCGCCGGCAAGCCGACCCGGCCGCGCGCCGTCTGACTCGACCGATCCCGCCCGCGATCCATCTCCACCTCGGTTCGGCCCCCGATCTCTCCGGCGGGGTCCGGGCCCACTCCCCCCGGCGACGACGAGGCCGCCGGGAAGCGGGGCCGGAGGCTCTCCCCCTCCGGCCCCGGGTTTATTCATCCCCCCGAACCGCCGAGGCCCCGCCGTGGACCACCCCGCGCCGATCCTTTACGCGACCACCACGGCCTCCGGCGCGATCACGCTGGACTCGTTCCTCCGCTGGTGCGCGACGCCGAACGGCGTGGACTTCCTGAAGCTGCTCGCCGCCGGCCTGTTCACCGCGATCACGGCCGCGATCGCCCTCCGCACCCAGGTCGTCCAGGCCCGGATCGAGCGCGAGCGGATCCGCCGCGAGGAGCAGGCCGCCGTCCGCGAATCGGCCCGGCACGACCAGTGGGAGGCCGCGCTCCTGGAGCTGAAGCTGGCCAGGCTCCACGCCGTCGACCCGCGGGCGCCTCTCCCCGCCGACCTGGTCGTCCCGGAGCCACGATGAACGACATCGTCCCGGCGCGTCCGGCGCATGAAAAAGGGGGCGACGCGGACTGGACGGAGACGTTCCTCTCCGTGCTCGCCGAGACCGGCAACGTCACGGCCGCCGCCCGGATGGCCGGCGTCAACCGCGACACGCCCTACGGCCGCCGCGAGACCGACTCCGCGTTCGCCAAGGCCTGGGCGTCCGCCCTGGAGGAGGCGTGCGACGTCCTGGAGCTGGAGGCCCGACGCCGGGCCTACGAGGGGACGAAGGAGCCCGTCTTCTACCAGGGCTACCAGTGCGGCGTGGTGAAGAAGTACTCCGACACGTTGATGATCGTCCTGCTGAAGGCGCACCGGCCCGAGAAGTTCCGCGAGAAGTTCTCGGCCGAGCACTCGGGGGAGATCAAGGTGGTCGTCGAATATGCCGACGGAGATCCGGCTTACGCTCCCCCGGCCGCACCCCGGCCAGGCGACGATCCTCCGCTCGACGGCCCGGTTTAACGTCGTCGACTGCGGGCGGCGGTTCGGCAAGACCGTCGCCGCCCAGATCCGGATCGTCAAGCCGGCGCTCGCCGGCCATCCGACGGCCTGGTTCGCCCCCGAGTACAAATTCCTGGCCGAGCCCTGGGACTCGCTCTCGAGCATCCTTCGACCGGTCGTCGTCGGCTCCAGCAAGCAGGAGCGACGCATCCGCCTCCTGGGCGGCGGGTGCATCGACTTCTGGAGCCTGGACGACCCCGACTCCGGCCGGTCCCGGAAGTACAAGCACGTCGTCGTCGACGAGGCGGCCAAGGCCCGGTACCTGGAGGCCGCCTGGACCAAGGCGATCCGGCCGACCCTGACCGACCTGAAGGGGACGGCCGATTTCTGGAGCACGCCCCGGGGCCGGGACTATTTCTGGAAGCTCTACGTCCGCGGCGAGGACGAGCTCGAGCCGGAGTACCGATCGTTCCGGTTCCCGACCCTCGCCAACCCGTACATCGACCCCGCCGAGATCGAGGACGCCCGCCGCCAGCTCCCCGACCGCGTGTTCCGCCAGGAGTACCTGGCCGAGTTCCTGGAGGACGCCGGAGGAGTGTTCAGACACGTCGCCGACGCCGTCGATCGGGGCAGGCTTCTGCCCGAGGAGCCCCGCCGCGTCGGGGCCTACGCCCTGGGCGTCGACCTCGCCCGCCTGGAGGACTTCACCGTCCTCTGCGTGCTCGACCAGTCGGGCCGGCAGGTCTACTTCGAACGCTTCAACCAGATCGACTGGACGCGGCAGGTCGCGAGCATCAAGGCCGTCGCCGAGCGATACCGGGCGACCGTCGTCCTCGACGCCTCCGGCCTGGGCGACCCGATCTACCAGCAGCTCGCCGACCTCGGCCTGGCCGTCGAGCCCTACGTGCTGACCTCGGCGTCGAAGAAGCCGCTGATCGACGAGCTGGCGATGGGCCTGGACGCCGGCAAGATCCGCTTGATGGACGTCGCGGAGCAGGAGGCCGAGCTGGTCGCCTACGAGTACCAGATGACCAAGAGCCGCAACTGGACCGCCAACGCCCCCGAGGGAATGCACGACGACTGCGTGATCGCCCTGGCGCTCGCGTACCACGGCTGCCAGGCCGTCCGGCCGAGCTGGGGCATCCGCACGTCGGGCCGGGCCCGCTGACGCTCTCGCACCGCCCCGGCGGGGCCATAGTTACCAGAGGACCAGATCCGATCCGACAGAGCAGGGGGGGGCCGCCTTGAATCCGACCGCCGAGCTACGCACGCCGCCGCCGACCGCCTACGTCCGCGAGCACATGACGCCCGACCAGCGCGAGAAGGTGAACCGCCTGCTCGACGCCGGCGAGCCCGTCTACTGCCACGTCGGCGTGGAAGGCGAGGTCTACGTCCTGAGCCAGGCGGAGCAGGACGAGGTCGACCCGCCCGACCTCGGGCCCGGGGCACCCGTCCCGAGCATCATGGGCGCCGGCCCGTTCCGAGGCCGCCGCGGGCCTCGCAAGGCCGAGGAGGCCGCCCTCTACCGCCCCGACGCCCCGCCGGCGACCAACCGGAAGATGCGCCGGGCCGACAAGGCGAACGCCCGGAGGGCGCGTTGAGCCTGCTGGAGATCGTACCCGACGTCTGGATCGACCCCGCCGCCGTGGTCGCCGTCACCGAGCGCCACGCGGGCCGCGAGGTCGCGATCCACCTGGCCGGCCTCTGCCGGCCGATCACCGTCCCCGGCTCCGTCGAGCTGGTCGCCCGCCTGGTCCTCAAGCATCGAGTCGGGAGGGCCGCGTGACCGAAGCCGAGAAGGCCCGATTCGCCCGTCGCTTCGCCGCCAACGTCCTGGGCGGCGTCCTCAGCATTCCCGAGCCGAAGACGGGTACCGGCTCGAACATCGCACCGGAGCCGCCCCCGCTCATGACCACGCAGCGAGCCGTCCACATCGCCCTGGCCTTGCTCGTCTCGCTCTCGGGCGTCTACCTCGCCCTGGCCCCGAAGCTCGTGCTCCTGCTGGCCGGCCTGGCCCTCCGCCGCCCACTCGCCGTCACCTGGGCCTCCTGGCTCGGCGTCCACGTCTGCCTGGGCTTCGGCTGGTACGTCCTGATCCTCTGCACCGCCATCAAGAATCCGCCGCCCTCGAACCGGAGCCGACATTGATCCCCTTCGGCTATCGAAGCGACTGCAAGGGATGCGCTCGGGGCTGTCCGGGATGCCTGAAGGTCGACCCGCCGACCAGGTACTCCGCCTTCGTTGACTACGGCCGGCCCCTGGTCGGGAAGCCGTTCCTGAAGGCGGCGATGGACGCGGTCCGGGCCGGGGCCGATAAGGCCTTCGCCGAGCGGGTCGTCGACCTGGGGAAGCTCATGGAGCCGTTCATGCTGAAGCCCGAGCCCTGCGTAACCGGCTGCGAGAACTGCCGCGCCGTCGCCTGCGACGCGAAGCCGCACCGCTTCACCGTCACCGTCAACGGGCGTCCGCGCGGACGCTGCATCGGCGTGGACCTCGGGACCGGACCCGACGTCTCCGTTTTCAGGATCACCACGAAAGAGGCCTGCATGCCGCCCGACGCCGCCGCCCCGAAGCCGACCCTGACCCAGGCGATCGCCGCCCACAAGACGAAGGCCGACCACGCGAAGGTCGCCGACGAGCTGGCCGAGCAGGCCAGGCGGACCGCCCAGGCCGCCCGGCAGGCCGAGCAGGACGCGGCCAAGGCCGTGCTGGTGCTGGCCGGGATCCTGGACTGTGAGAAGGAGCCCGCCTTCGGCCGCCCCATCGTGCCGGTCGACCGCGAGCTGTTCGTGGTGCTCAACTGCTCCTGGATGAACGGCCCCAACCGCTACGCCTATCGCCTGGCGAAGGCCTTCGTCGCCGACTGACCCGTCCCGCTTGACGACCGTCAAGCAACCTCCTCCGCCCCGAGCCCCGCCTATGTCCGTCACCCTCGCCCAGCTCATCGCCGACTCCGACGACGCCCTGGCCGCTAAGGTCGCGGCCAAGGCCGCCTACGACGCCGCCAGGGCCGCCGCCTCCGCGGCGGACGCCCTGGTGATGACCGCCCTGCTGGCCGAGCCGTCGACCCGGGCCGCCTACCACGACGCCGACGACGTGTTGCACGTCGCCGCCCGTTGGCCGGGCCCGGACGGGCGGCCGTTCGCGATCCTGGCCGTCGACGACGCCGACCCCGCCTGACGCCCGCCCCCTCCACCCCTCCCACCGGACGCCCCCCATCATGGCATTCCCATCGATCCGCGGCCTGGCCGCGAAGGCCGCGCGCGCGATCGCCGAGCAGGTGATCGCGATCGGCGGAGCCGGGCCCTGGTCGCGCTGGGGCGGCTCGGGCTGGGGCGGCCGGCCGATCCGCACGCTGGCCCCCGGGGCCACCCACGACTGGGAGCAGGAGGCCGGCAACCTCTGGCAGAACTCGATCGTCGCCCTCTGCCTGGCGTGGATCGGCGACCGGGTCGCGAGGCCCAAGCTGAAGGTCTGCCGGATCGGCCGCAACGGCGTGCCGGTGGAGATCCCCGGGCACGGCCTGGTCGAGCTGTGGACGCGGCCGAACGAGCACTACGGGCGGCGGACCCTCGAAAAGGCGATCGTCTTGAGCCTGAAGGTCGACGGCAACGCCTACCTCTGGAAGCGCCGCGACAACGCCGGCCGCGTCATGGAGCTGTGGTATATCCCGCACTTCCGCTGCCGCCCGCTCTGGCCGGCCGACGGCCTGGAGTACATCTCGGGCTATCGGATCAGCGGCGACGGCCGGCTCTGGGACGTCCCCAAGACCGAGATCATCCACATCCGGGACGGCGTCGACCCGCTGAACGAGCGGTTCGGCCTGTCGGCCCTGAAGGCCCAGCTCCGCGAGGCGGCGACCGACAACGGGGCCGCGTCGCACACCGCCGGCCTGATGATGAACCAGGGCGTCCCGGCCTACGCCCTCGTCCCGGACGTGCCCGCGGGCCCAGCCTTCCAGGCGGGCCGGGGCCCGAGCGACGCCCAGGCCAACCAGATCGTCGGCGAGTGGCAGGACGAGTTCTCGCGCGACGGGGCCGGCGGCGTCGCGGTCCTCCAAGGGCCCTGGAAGATCGAGAAGGTCGGCTACTCCCCCGAGGAGTTGATGGTCGACAAGCTCCCCCAGCAGGCGATCGCCCGGCTGGCGACCGCGACGGGCGTGGTCCTCATGTCGCTGGGCATGCCGGACCCGAACAAGACCTACGCCAACCTGGGCGAGGCCAACCGCACGAGCTGGGGCACGATCGTCGCCACCCAGGAGCTGATCGCCGAGGCCCTCCGCGACGACCTGATCACCGAGGTCATCCAGATCAAGGGAAGGATCACCCCGGCCTCGGGCCCGCTCGCCCTGGTCGTGATCTACGACTACAGCCAGGTGGCCGAGTTGCAGGAGAGCCAGGACGCCGTCATGACCCGGGCCTGCCTGGGCTTCGAGAAGGGCCTGCTGACCCGCAACGAAGGCCGCGAGATGGTCGGCCAGGACCCGGTCGACGACGGCGACGTCTTCGCCTCCGACCTGGCCGCCGCGGCGGCGCCCGAGGAGCCGGACGACGAGGAAGATCCGGCCGCCCCCGAAGAGGGCGGCGGCGAAAAGCCGGGCGACGACGAGCCCGCGGCCCCGGCGAAGAAGGGGTGGCGATGGCGCTACTGAGAAAGGCCCGGGATATTCCAAGGGATATTCCACGCCGCAAGGCGGAGGCCAACACGTTCCGCCTGCCGACCGGCGAGCCGCTCCGGAAGGAGCTGGTCAAGGCCGCCCGCGTGCAACGCCGGGCCGTCCTGGCGTGGGCACGGGCCGGCGGGACGAAGGGCGGGCCGCCGCTGGAGACGAAGGTCGAGCCCCAGGGGCCGCTGGACTTCTCCGGCTTCCCGGGCTGGGACGCCTTCCGGCTCGGCGCGCTGAATATGTCCGAGCGGATGACCCCGGTCCTCTCCTACTTCTGGGAGTCGGCGGCGGCGGCGTTCGCCCCCCGGGTCGGCCTCGACGCCGACGCCTGGAGCGTCGTCGACGCCAACGCCGAGGCCGTCCTCCAGGAGCAGGCCCTGGCGTTCTGCCAGGCGACGCTCGACACCACCAGCCTGTCGATCGACGCCGCGGTCCGGGCCGTCCGTGCCGAGCTGCAGGAGGGGGTCGTCGCCCGCGGCGAGTCGGTCGCCGCCCTCACGAAGCGGATCAACGCGATCTTCGACGGGGCCGAGACCTGGCGGGCCCGGCGGATCGCCCAGACCGAGACGTCCCGCACCGTCCACGCCGCCCAGGAGCGGACCGCGATCGGCTCGGGCGTCGTCGCCGGCTGGCGGTGGCTGCTCTCGGCCGACGCCTGCCCGCTCTGCAAGACGATCGCCCGCCGCGCCCCGATCGTCCGGCTGGGCCGGCCCTTCGCGATCCTGTCCGACGACCCGCACTACGGCGTCGTGAAGTACCCGCCCCTGCATCCGCACTGCAACTGCACCGTCGAGGAGATCCTCGACGTCGACGCCCACGGCCTGGAATGGTCGCCGACCCTGGACCGCCCCGAGCCCCAGCCCGAGGACATCGACGATGGCCACCCCGACGAAGGCGGCGACGCCTGACGCGCTGCTGCACAAATCCTTCGACGTCGACCTGGCCGGCAAGGGCCTGGGCTTCGACGAGGACGGCTCCGGCGGCTTCACCCTGTACGCCGCGATCTTCGGCAACGTCGACCGCGTCGGCGACGTCATCGAGCCCGGCTCGTTCCTGAACCTCGACGAGTTCAGCGCCGACGGCGTCGGCCTCTACGAGCACGACCTCTCCGCCGTGCCGATCGCCTACGTCGTATCGGCCGTCCAGGACTCCAAGGGACTGAGGATCGAGGGCCGGTTCCACTCGACGCCCGAGGCCCAGAAGGTCCGGACCGTGGTGAAGGAGCGGACCGCCGCCGGCAAGTCGGTGAAGTGCAGCCTGGGCTACAAGGTCGCGAGGGCCGCGAAGGTCCAGGTCGGCGGCCGCGAGGTCCAGTCGATCCGGGCCCTCCGGGTCTACGAGTTCAGCTTCGTGAACCTCCCCGCCAACCCGCTCGCCGGCGTCGTCGACGTCAAGAGCGCGACCCGTCAAGAGGAGCCGATGGAACACGACGACGACCGCCCCGGGATGCTGGACAGCGTCAAGCAATGGCTGGGCTTCGCGACCAAGTCGGGCCGCGCGATGTCGAAGGCCAACCACGCCGCCCTGCGCTCCTACGCCGACCAGCTCGACGAGCACGGCGACAAGGGCCTGATGCACGCCAAGAGCCTCCGGGCCGCCGCGAAGGGCCTGGAGGAGCACGGCAACGGGACGAAGGCCCTGGCCGCCGCGATGCACAAGCACCTGGAGACGTTCGACCCCAACGCCAAGCCCGACCCCGACGACGGCGGCGACGAGCCGGACGGCGACGACGCCCCGCCGGCGAAGAAGGCCTTCGACGACGCCGGCCACCGGGCTCGCGTCCTGAAGCTCCGGCGGTTCGTCGACGGCCTGGCCGACGACGAGGACGCCGCCGCCGCCTGACCACCTCCCCCGCCGCACCCCTCAGCGACCCCCGCCGACGTCGGCGGGCGGCCCGATCGCCGCACGTCCCCCCCTCCCCGCGAGACCCACACATGACCCCGGACCAGATCCAGGCCCTCCGCGACCAGATCGCCAGCAAGTCGACCGAGCTGTCCCGCCTCGTCAACGCCGACGCCCCCACCGGCGCGGACCTGACCAAGGCCGAGAAGCTCCACGAGGAGATCGCCAAGGCCCGCCTCGACGTCAAGGGCGCGACCGAGGACGCCCGCCGCCACGCCGCCCTGAGACTCTCCGCGAAGGACGCCCAGGAGTGGCTCGCCGCCCCCGCCGGCGACGCCCCGTTCTCGGGCCGCCAGCCGGCCGCCGGCGAGGCCGGCCGCGTCGAGGTCAAGGGCTTCGAGGAGGCCGGGCACGGCCGCTACCGCCGCGACAAGGGCGGCGACGTGCTCTGCCTGGAGGAGGTCGGCCCCGGCCAGTTCGGCGTGAAGAAGTGGGAGCTGTTCCAGTCCTTCGAGTACAAGAAGGACTTCACGCAGTACCTCCGCAAGGGCAACCGGGCGATCGACGACGT
Protein-coding regions in this window:
- a CDS encoding molybdopterin-containing oxidoreductase family protein; protein product: MSHESILRKNVCPLDCPDTCSMLVTIRQGVAVELKGDPDHPFTRGALCGKMARYLDRVYSDDRLMQPRKRIGRKGEGRFETISWDEALATIAERFRAVADSPDGPQAILPYSYYGTMGKLQASSLDRRFFHRLGASLLDRTICASAGTVGYEYTMGRGRLGADPLAVPGCKFVVNWGSNTVNTNAHLWSLMIEARKRNGATIVTVDPYRSPTAERSDWHIQPRPGTDAALALGLMHVVWRDGLADEDYLARATIGADRLRKRVLDDYPPERTAAITGVVVETITKFARRLATEQPSFIRLNYGMQRHHGGGMAVRTIACLPALIGSWRHPGGGAMLSTSGAYDFDLARLTRPDLAPAGTRTVNMNQLGEALAGELPGPPIRALYVYNCNPAAVAPNQAKVLEGLRREDLFTVVHELFATDTVDYADVVLPATSQLEHVDVHGSYGHHEVMYNPRSIEPRGECRSNNDVFRALAARLGFEADLFPDDETLIREALDGGPTLRGVTLERLKEAGSVRLNLPDSYAPFAAGVFPTPSGKCEFYSERMARDGLDPLPTYIPPLEDPQSRPDLAARFPIQLLSPPRPQFLNSTFANSPRHRSRAGEPTVEMDADDARSRHVADGDRVEVFNARGSFRARASLSGAVRPGVAVATGIYWNKLSPGLSNVNSTTSSALTDMGGGATFFDNLVEIRAAAETTGEPSKVDGAAIGSK
- a CDS encoding phage portal protein, whose translation is MAFPSIRGLAAKAARAIAEQVIAIGGAGPWSRWGGSGWGGRPIRTLAPGATHDWEQEAGNLWQNSIVALCLAWIGDRVARPKLKVCRIGRNGVPVEIPGHGLVELWTRPNEHYGRRTLEKAIVLSLKVDGNAYLWKRRDNAGRVMELWYIPHFRCRPLWPADGLEYISGYRISGDGRLWDVPKTEIIHIRDGVDPLNERFGLSALKAQLREAATDNGAASHTAGLMMNQGVPAYALVPDVPAGPAFQAGRGPSDAQANQIVGEWQDEFSRDGAGGVAVLQGPWKIEKVGYSPEELMVDKLPQQAIARLATATGVVLMSLGMPDPNKTYANLGEANRTSWGTIVATQELIAEALRDDLITEVIQIKGRITPASGPLALVVIYDYSQVAELQESQDAVMTRACLGFEKGLLTRNEGREMVGQDPVDDGDVFASDLAAAAAPEEPDDEEDPAAPEEGGGEKPGDDEPAAPAKKGWRWRY
- a CDS encoding phage minor head protein, translated to MALLRKARDIPRDIPRRKAEANTFRLPTGEPLRKELVKAARVQRRAVLAWARAGGTKGGPPLETKVEPQGPLDFSGFPGWDAFRLGALNMSERMTPVLSYFWESAAAAFAPRVGLDADAWSVVDANAEAVLQEQALAFCQATLDTTSLSIDAAVRAVRAELQEGVVARGESVAALTKRINAIFDGAETWRARRIAQTETSRTVHAAQERTAIGSGVVAGWRWLLSADACPLCKTIARRAPIVRLGRPFAILSDDPHYGVVKYPPLHPHCNCTVEEILDVDAHGLEWSPTLDRPEPQPEDIDDGHPDEGGDA
- a CDS encoding HK97 family phage prohead protease, translated to MATPTKAATPDALLHKSFDVDLAGKGLGFDEDGSGGFTLYAAIFGNVDRVGDVIEPGSFLNLDEFSADGVGLYEHDLSAVPIAYVVSAVQDSKGLRIEGRFHSTPEAQKVRTVVKERTAAGKSVKCSLGYKVARAAKVQVGGREVQSIRALRVYEFSFVNLPANPLAGVVDVKSATRQEEPMEHDDDRPGMLDSVKQWLGFATKSGRAMSKANHAALRSYADQLDEHGDKGLMHAKSLRAAAKGLEEHGNGTKALAAAMHKHLETFDPNAKPDPDDGGDEPDGDDAPPAKKAFDDAGHRARVLKLRRFVDGLADDEDAAAA